The proteins below are encoded in one region of Sphingobacterium sp. R2:
- a CDS encoding quinone-dependent dihydroorotate dehydrogenase, which yields MYKLVKPIFFTMNPEMAHHKVTGGLNVFSKIWGAKQLLNAFFTVEDPRLEREVFGLKFKNPVGLAAGFDKNAEYIADMANLGFGFIEIGTVTPKPQPGNDKPRMFRLVTDEALINRMGFNNQGADVAANRLKNLTDRKGLLIGGNIGKNKLTPNEDAVNDYIYCFNALFDHVDYFVVNVSSPNTPGLRDLQEKEPLTNILNTLQGLNNSKSTPKPILLKIAPDLTNSQLDDIVEIVMETRIAGVIATNTTVSRDGLKSATALTQEAGGVSGRPLTKRSTEVIRYLSQKSNKAFPIIGVGGIHSAKDAIEKLDAGASLVQVYTGFIYEGPGLISNICKGILQTGM from the coding sequence ATGTATAAATTAGTCAAGCCTATATTCTTTACAATGAATCCCGAGATGGCTCACCACAAAGTGACCGGAGGATTAAATGTTTTCTCAAAAATTTGGGGTGCAAAGCAATTATTGAATGCTTTTTTTACAGTCGAAGATCCACGTTTGGAGCGTGAAGTTTTTGGGTTGAAGTTTAAAAATCCAGTAGGTCTTGCAGCGGGATTTGATAAAAATGCGGAGTATATTGCTGATATGGCTAATTTGGGGTTTGGTTTTATTGAAATTGGAACAGTAACTCCTAAACCGCAACCCGGTAACGATAAACCTAGAATGTTTCGTCTGGTAACGGACGAGGCGCTGATCAATAGAATGGGATTCAACAATCAGGGCGCTGATGTTGCTGCGAATAGATTAAAAAACTTGACAGATCGTAAAGGGTTATTGATAGGAGGGAATATCGGTAAGAATAAACTTACGCCGAATGAAGACGCAGTTAATGATTATATCTATTGTTTCAATGCATTATTTGACCATGTGGATTATTTTGTTGTCAACGTCAGTTCTCCCAACACGCCTGGTCTACGCGATTTACAGGAGAAGGAACCGCTAACAAACATCCTCAATACCTTACAGGGGTTAAATAATAGTAAATCAACTCCGAAGCCTATTCTACTTAAAATCGCTCCCGATTTAACAAATAGTCAATTGGATGATATCGTGGAGATTGTTATGGAGACGCGGATTGCTGGCGTTATTGCGACAAATACCACTGTCTCAAGAGATGGATTAAAGAGTGCAACGGCATTAACTCAAGAAGCAGGGGGAGTGAGTGGACGTCCTTTAACAAAAAGATCTACGGAAGTTATTCGGTACCTTAGTCAAAAATCGAATAAGGCTTTTCCAATTATTGGTGTTGGTGGGATTCATTCGGCTAAAGATGCCATTGAAAAATTGGATGCAGGTGCTAGCCTTGTTCAGGTTTACACCGGATTTATTTATGAAGGGCCTGGTTTGATTTCCAATATTTGTAAGGGTATACTTCAGACAGGAATGTAA
- the msrB gene encoding peptide-methionine (R)-S-oxide reductase MsrB → MQENEGSYKKADKETLKKVLTPLQYNVTQNAATERAFDNEYNDEFREGIYVDITTGEPLFVSTDKFESGCGWPSFSKPISDSVIDELSDNSYGMRRTEVRSKTGDAHLGHVFDDGPADKGGLRYCINSASLRFIPKDNMKEQGYEKYLPLLVKK, encoded by the coding sequence ATTCAGGAAAACGAAGGATCCTACAAAAAAGCAGATAAAGAGACGCTAAAGAAAGTACTTACCCCGTTACAATATAATGTTACACAAAATGCCGCTACTGAACGCGCATTTGACAATGAATATAATGACGAATTTAGAGAAGGTATCTATGTAGATATCACCACGGGAGAACCTTTATTTGTTTCTACTGATAAATTTGAATCTGGATGTGGATGGCCGAGCTTTTCCAAACCAATCAGTGATAGTGTAATTGACGAACTATCTGACAATTCCTACGGAATGCGCAGAACAGAGGTACGTAGCAAGACGGGAGATGCACATCTTGGACACGTTTTCGATGATGGTCCGGCTGATAAAGGAGGATTGAGATATTGTATAAACAGTGCTTCACTCCGATTTATTCCAAAAGATAATATGAAAGAACAAGGTTACGAGAAATATCTGCCACTGCTGGTAAAAAAATAG
- a CDS encoding ABC-F family ATP-binding cassette domain-containing protein: MISINNLTFEIGSRALYDEANWHIKPGDKVGLIGANGTGKSTLLRLIVGQYTPTSGSISMAKDLKIGYLNQDLLSYHSDKSILHVAMEAFERQNQLHAEIEELLGKLETDYSDDILNKLSDKQVEFEALDGYNIEFKAHEILAGLGFSEAEQKRPLATFSGGWRMRVMLARILLQTPDILLLDEPTNHMDLPSIKWLENYLQSFDGAIVIVSHDRYFLDRIIKKTVESRKGKLTLYAGNYSFYLEEKELRNELQANQFKNQQAKIKQEERLIERFRAKASKAKMAQSRIKALDRLERIDDVDDDNPTVNFSFKFSKPSGRHVVTLENISKSYPNLEILKNTSAIIEKGDKIALIGANGKGKSTLLRIVADADHEFDGKAEQGHNVSQTFFAQHQLEALHLENSILAELQAFAPKHTETELRSILGCFLFTGDDAFKKIKVLSGGEKSRVALAKALTADANFLALDEPTNHLDMQSVNILIQALQQYEGTFIVVSHDRYFLDNVANKIWYIEDKQIKEYPGTYQEYEEWAAKRIVKTEGKTEKKAKEEPKAKKEKQPLTEDKTRLLSRKNKELMAFEQKIEEQEILVKTLESKLADEAVYSDAAKLQDTTRSYNSAKALLIQFQESWEQLAEEIMDLEDN, from the coding sequence ATGATATCAATAAATAATTTAACATTTGAAATAGGATCTCGTGCCCTATATGATGAAGCAAACTGGCATATCAAACCAGGAGATAAAGTTGGCCTGATCGGCGCTAATGGCACAGGTAAATCTACGTTGCTTCGGCTTATTGTCGGTCAATACACACCGACATCAGGATCAATTTCTATGGCGAAGGACCTGAAAATTGGCTATTTAAACCAAGATTTATTATCATACCATTCTGACAAAAGCATTTTGCATGTTGCAATGGAAGCCTTTGAACGCCAAAATCAATTACATGCCGAAATCGAAGAGTTACTTGGTAAATTAGAAACAGACTACTCCGATGATATTCTGAATAAATTGAGTGACAAACAGGTAGAATTCGAAGCCCTAGATGGGTATAACATTGAATTTAAAGCTCATGAAATCCTCGCAGGTCTTGGCTTTTCTGAAGCGGAACAAAAAAGACCGCTAGCTACGTTCTCAGGGGGTTGGCGTATGCGGGTCATGCTAGCCCGTATCCTTCTACAGACTCCGGATATTTTATTGCTAGATGAGCCTACCAACCACATGGACTTACCTTCAATTAAATGGCTTGAAAACTATCTTCAGTCGTTCGATGGTGCTATTGTGATTGTTTCCCATGATAGATATTTCCTGGACCGTATCATTAAGAAAACGGTCGAATCGCGTAAAGGGAAATTAACACTTTATGCAGGTAACTACAGTTTTTACCTTGAAGAAAAAGAACTGCGAAATGAACTTCAGGCTAATCAATTCAAAAACCAACAAGCAAAAATTAAACAGGAAGAGCGCTTAATTGAGCGCTTTCGGGCCAAAGCATCGAAAGCAAAAATGGCTCAGTCACGCATCAAGGCTTTGGATCGCTTGGAAAGAATTGACGACGTAGATGACGATAATCCGACGGTAAACTTTAGTTTTAAATTTTCGAAACCTTCCGGCCGCCATGTCGTTACTTTAGAAAATATCTCCAAGTCCTATCCTAACCTAGAGATATTAAAAAACACCTCAGCAATTATTGAAAAGGGCGATAAAATCGCTTTGATCGGTGCCAATGGTAAAGGTAAATCGACATTATTACGCATTGTGGCTGATGCGGATCACGAGTTTGATGGAAAGGCTGAACAAGGCCATAATGTGTCGCAAACATTTTTTGCGCAACACCAGCTTGAGGCCTTACACCTGGAGAATTCCATCCTTGCCGAATTACAAGCCTTTGCACCGAAACATACAGAAACTGAATTACGGTCTATCCTAGGCTGTTTCCTTTTTACAGGGGATGATGCCTTCAAGAAAATTAAAGTCCTTTCTGGAGGAGAGAAATCACGTGTGGCCCTTGCTAAAGCATTAACAGCAGATGCCAACTTCTTGGCACTCGATGAGCCGACCAACCACTTGGATATGCAGTCGGTCAACATTCTGATCCAAGCTTTGCAACAATACGAAGGCACATTTATTGTTGTATCCCACGACCGTTATTTCTTGGATAATGTCGCGAATAAAATCTGGTACATAGAAGATAAACAAATCAAAGAGTACCCAGGTACGTACCAGGAATATGAAGAATGGGCGGCAAAACGAATTGTCAAAACTGAAGGTAAGACGGAGAAAAAAGCCAAGGAAGAACCGAAAGCGAAGAAAGAAAAGCAACCGCTTACGGAAGATAAAACGCGCTTATTGAGCAGAAAGAATAAAGAACTAATGGCATTTGAACAAAAAATAGAAGAACAGGAAATTTTGGTCAAAACATTAGAGTCAAAGCTTGCCGATGAAGCGGTCTATTCCGATGCTGCTAAATTACAGGACACTACGCGCTCATACAACTCGGCAAAAGCATTATTGATACAATTTCAGGAAAGCTGGGAACAGTTAGCGGAAGAAATCATGGATTTAGAAGACAATTAA
- the gap gene encoding type I glyceraldehyde-3-phosphate dehydrogenase, with protein MLNIAINGFGRIGRNTLRNIFLRGASDEIKIIAINDLTDTKTLAHLFKYDSVHGPFYGTVSHDENHIIINGRAIRVTNEKDPSMLPWRELDIDVVIESTGHFTTRAKSALHLEAGAKKVIISAPAQDKDIPTVVLGINDQTIDLSASILSNASCTTNNVAPLVKILDDHWGIKDGYITTVHSMTGDQNLHDAPHKDLRRARAASSAIIPTTTGAAKAITNVFPHLQNKLGGAGIRVPVLNGSLTDFTCTLERQTTVEEINKAFQSAAENELKEVLYYTEDPIVSVDIINNPYSCVFDAQLTSIVGGLVKVVGWYDNEFGYSNRLVDLLIKIDHLNEKSFA; from the coding sequence ATGCTCAACATAGCAATCAACGGATTCGGCCGTATTGGCAGAAATACATTGCGTAATATTTTTCTTCGCGGAGCTTCTGATGAGATAAAGATCATTGCAATAAATGATTTGACAGATACAAAGACGCTTGCCCATTTATTTAAATATGATTCGGTGCACGGCCCTTTTTATGGCACTGTGTCCCATGACGAAAATCACATCATTATTAATGGCAGAGCAATCCGCGTTACTAATGAAAAGGATCCTTCGATGCTCCCGTGGAGAGAATTAGATATCGATGTTGTGATAGAATCAACAGGGCATTTTACGACACGTGCCAAGTCAGCTTTACATTTAGAGGCAGGTGCAAAGAAAGTAATTATTTCGGCACCGGCGCAAGACAAGGATATTCCGACAGTGGTGCTCGGCATTAATGATCAGACTATCGATCTTTCGGCATCCATTTTATCCAATGCCTCCTGCACGACCAATAATGTTGCTCCCTTAGTAAAAATTTTAGATGACCATTGGGGCATAAAAGATGGTTATATCACAACGGTGCATTCCATGACAGGCGATCAAAATCTTCATGATGCACCACATAAAGATTTACGGAGAGCGCGGGCAGCGTCATCTGCAATCATTCCAACAACAACAGGTGCAGCTAAAGCTATCACCAACGTTTTTCCCCATTTACAGAATAAGCTCGGCGGCGCTGGAATACGTGTCCCTGTCCTCAATGGTTCATTAACGGACTTCACCTGTACGCTTGAAAGGCAGACCACGGTTGAAGAAATTAATAAGGCCTTTCAATCGGCAGCCGAAAATGAATTGAAGGAAGTGCTGTATTATACAGAAGATCCAATCGTTTCAGTTGATATCATCAATAACCCTTATTCCTGCGTTTTTGATGCTCAGCTCACTTCCATTGTTGGGGGGTTGGTCAAAGTAGTTGGTTGGTACGATAATGAATTTGGTTATTCCAATCGATTGGTTGATTTACTGATTAAGATTGATCATTTAAATGAAAAATCTTTTGCCTAA
- a CDS encoding TIGR02757 family protein, producing the protein MTIATDFDLKDFLDKKVEEYNQPNFIPNDPIVIPHQFSAKQDIEIMGFLASIMAWGQRKTIINKCKELIDRMDGSPYDYIMNHQEQDLKSLLGFKHRTFNDTDILYFIEFFKYHYGHFDSLEDAFLVGQENRKEIDIELALNTFKMYFFSLPDYPYRTRKHISSPAQKSTVKRINMFLRWMVRQDNKGVDFGIWNRLSPKDLICPCDVHVERVARKFGLITFDKVNWKTAQELTANLRLLDPLDPVKYDFALFGLGVEREL; encoded by the coding sequence ATGACAATTGCAACTGATTTTGATCTGAAAGATTTTTTGGATAAGAAAGTTGAGGAATATAATCAACCTAATTTTATACCCAATGATCCGATAGTTATTCCACATCAATTTTCTGCGAAGCAGGATATTGAGATCATGGGTTTCCTGGCGTCAATTATGGCTTGGGGCCAAAGGAAGACGATCATCAATAAATGCAAGGAGCTTATTGATCGAATGGATGGTTCACCGTACGACTATATTATGAATCATCAAGAGCAAGATCTAAAAAGTTTGTTGGGGTTTAAACACCGTACATTTAATGACACGGATATTCTCTACTTCATTGAATTTTTCAAATATCATTATGGTCATTTTGATTCTTTGGAAGATGCTTTTCTGGTAGGGCAGGAGAATAGAAAGGAGATTGATATTGAACTGGCGCTTAATACATTTAAAATGTATTTTTTTTCACTGCCGGACTATCCATATCGCACACGTAAGCATATTAGTAGCCCCGCACAGAAGTCCACTGTTAAACGAATCAATATGTTTTTACGCTGGATGGTTAGACAGGATAACAAAGGTGTGGATTTCGGTATCTGGAATCGCCTTTCACCAAAAGATCTGATCTGCCCTTGCGATGTTCATGTGGAGCGTGTGGCGCGTAAATTTGGTTTGATTACATTTGATAAAGTCAATTGGAAGACAGCGCAGGAGTTAACAGCAAACTTACGTTTACTTGATCCGCTGGATCCCGTCAAATATGATTTCGCCTTATTCGGTCTGGGAGTAGAAAGGGAACTGTAA
- a CDS encoding sensor histidine kinase KdpD gives MNKLRKYWKLFSYIGAHPGMSYIDFKRVYMINLIALLCLFPTIFFAILNLIDQRYILSAINFSNSTCAFTVLVLQYYGKYNIAKATLLTSNSVFFFAGALLYRNGGEYFLLCTLIVAMLMYENRKIHIVLCLTIAFLISLLYLLPDILPLRQHVPRSRSVFNIINALAFIVVAVNFFLDIIYKNMKKIEQQRLNLESMNRDKEKIFSIIAHDIKSPFANLEALVFMFRNQMLNSTTSQEYIQQIYQQIAQQNQALDDLLQWGSSNMQGMNCSTSKLLIKPIIQHIIKSFNDNAQSKQLKINLDIPPDTQIIANRDHTTIILRNLISNAIKFSYVNGNINIYISVDDLYTHIHIQDEGIGINPLKSAALFNEIQQKSFGTEHEPGSGVGLVLCKDLIERNNGIVNIQSTPNEGSIFSVGLPSSPTHITQTKVESPSCV, from the coding sequence ATGAATAAATTACGTAAATATTGGAAGCTATTTTCCTATATTGGTGCACATCCGGGCATGTCATACATCGATTTCAAACGCGTGTACATGATCAATCTGATTGCATTGTTATGTTTATTTCCAACTATTTTCTTTGCAATCCTTAATCTTATCGATCAACGTTATATTTTATCTGCGATTAATTTTTCCAATTCGACTTGTGCCTTTACAGTGCTTGTCCTTCAATATTATGGGAAATACAACATCGCTAAGGCCACATTGTTAACAAGTAATTCTGTGTTTTTCTTTGCAGGAGCTTTGCTCTATAGAAATGGTGGAGAATATTTTTTATTGTGCACATTAATCGTCGCAATGTTGATGTATGAAAACCGAAAGATTCATATAGTACTTTGTCTTACGATAGCTTTTCTAATTTCACTTTTATATCTGCTACCCGATATACTTCCACTACGCCAGCACGTTCCGCGATCAAGATCTGTGTTCAATATTATTAATGCGCTTGCTTTTATCGTCGTGGCGGTCAACTTTTTTCTCGATATCATCTATAAAAATATGAAAAAGATCGAGCAGCAGCGCCTTAATTTAGAATCTATGAATCGCGACAAGGAAAAAATATTTTCTATTATTGCGCACGACATCAAAAGTCCTTTTGCCAACCTAGAAGCACTGGTATTTATGTTCCGTAACCAAATGCTAAACAGTACCACTTCACAGGAATATATTCAACAAATCTATCAACAAATCGCTCAGCAGAATCAAGCGTTAGATGACCTACTGCAATGGGGCAGCAGCAATATGCAAGGCATGAATTGTAGCACATCGAAACTATTGATTAAACCCATTATTCAACACATTATCAAAAGCTTCAATGATAATGCGCAATCTAAACAACTCAAAATCAACTTGGATATACCTCCAGACACGCAAATAATTGCCAATAGAGACCATACCACTATCATTTTACGAAACTTAATCAGTAACGCGATAAAATTTAGTTATGTTAATGGGAATATCAACATTTATATTAGTGTGGACGATCTCTATACGCATATCCATATTCAGGATGAAGGTATAGGTATAAATCCGTTAAAATCAGCCGCGCTATTTAATGAGATTCAGCAAAAGTCCTTTGGAACTGAACATGAGCCTGGATCGGGTGTTGGACTTGTATTGTGCAAGGATTTGATTGAGAGAAATAATGGTATTGTAAACATTCAAAGCACACCTAATGAAGGATCCATTTTTAGCGTAGGACTACCGTCCTCTCCAACTCATATTACCCAAACTAAGGTAGAATCACCTTCATGCGTTTAG
- a CDS encoding AI-2E family transporter, translating into MKYKQINNNSINQIMLILIILAICILIFTSLFYYLPGFLGAITLYILFRKINYKLTEEKRWNKSAASILLILLTIVFLVGPLYLLINYMVPQVTEVISNKDELMQKFDSVKSYLKSSPYFSNIDLSDSALMQTLQRAAKFIPNILNSVAEVGVNLLVALFVLYFMLVSSKRLEETIYNAIPFTKASKAELWKEFDMMVKSNAIGIPILAMCQGIVAGLGYWFFGLESPIFLGILTAVSTIIPILGTMVVYLPAALFLLANGQSGSAIGLALYGIIIIGSIDNVLRFTILKKLGDVHPLITVFGVLLGLNLFGMLGLIFGPLILSCVGVLLKVYSIEFGKSAPEIIQSTSLIESGAMGEKPNIIE; encoded by the coding sequence ATGAAATACAAACAAATCAATAATAATTCCATTAATCAAATTATGCTTATCCTTATCATACTAGCGATATGCATATTGATCTTTACGAGCTTATTTTATTATTTACCAGGTTTTTTAGGGGCGATAACGCTCTATATTCTATTTAGAAAAATCAACTATAAGCTCACCGAAGAAAAAAGATGGAATAAGTCGGCGGCAAGTATTCTATTAATCTTACTGACAATTGTTTTTTTAGTTGGACCGCTTTATCTGCTAATCAACTACATGGTACCCCAGGTTACAGAGGTCATTAGCAACAAAGACGAACTGATGCAGAAATTTGATTCTGTAAAGAGCTATTTAAAATCCAGTCCCTACTTCAGTAATATTGACCTTTCAGATTCTGCATTGATGCAAACGCTCCAGCGAGCGGCTAAGTTTATACCCAATATTCTTAACTCCGTCGCAGAAGTTGGAGTCAATTTACTCGTGGCATTGTTTGTACTTTATTTTATGCTTGTAAGCAGCAAGAGGCTGGAGGAAACAATTTATAACGCCATTCCTTTTACCAAAGCTAGCAAGGCTGAGTTATGGAAAGAGTTCGACATGATGGTGAAATCCAATGCTATTGGTATTCCAATTTTAGCCATGTGTCAAGGTATTGTTGCCGGACTTGGCTATTGGTTTTTTGGACTGGAAAGTCCTATTTTTTTAGGAATATTAACGGCTGTCTCCACAATAATTCCAATCTTAGGAACAATGGTGGTCTATTTACCAGCCGCACTATTTCTACTCGCCAATGGCCAATCCGGAAGTGCTATAGGTCTTGCTTTGTATGGAATCATTATTATAGGGAGTATAGATAATGTTCTCCGCTTTACCATCTTAAAAAAGCTGGGTGATGTACATCCCCTAATTACGGTATTCGGTGTACTACTTGGGTTAAATTTGTTCGGTATGCTTGGACTAATATTTGGTCCTTTAATTCTATCCTGTGTTGGTGTACTTCTCAAAGTTTACAGTATTGAATTTGGAAAAAGCGCACCAGAAATTATTCAGTCAACATCCCTAATAGAATCTGGGGCAATGGGTGAGAAACCAAATATTATCGAGTAA
- a CDS encoding redoxin domain-containing protein, which translates to MNKKIVLGVTAVFIAGILYSCGDNNKSKTEGKTTPTQEVTSENHDHAGHDHGQTAPTQSSEPAGILPNFTFYQLRSGIRVTNDNVGKDKNTVFILFDPGCSHCQHEAVELEKNIDRLKDVNIYYISMNDPALVLGFFDSFAPKLSKASNVEVLIDKDQTFIQKIHVPTQFPANYVYGADGKLKAHWEGEKNINEAISEFHK; encoded by the coding sequence ATGAACAAAAAAATAGTCTTAGGAGTAACAGCGGTATTCATAGCTGGAATCCTATACTCATGTGGCGACAATAACAAATCAAAAACTGAAGGCAAAACCACACCTACACAAGAGGTCACTTCAGAAAACCACGACCATGCGGGACATGATCACGGGCAGACGGCTCCCACCCAATCTTCCGAACCAGCTGGCATTCTTCCTAATTTTACTTTTTATCAACTTCGTTCCGGGATAAGAGTTACAAACGATAATGTTGGCAAAGACAAAAATACCGTATTTATTCTTTTTGATCCAGGCTGTAGTCATTGTCAGCACGAGGCTGTCGAGTTAGAAAAAAATATAGATCGTTTAAAAGATGTAAATATTTATTATATCTCCATGAATGACCCTGCTTTAGTATTGGGCTTTTTTGACAGTTTTGCTCCAAAATTATCCAAAGCATCAAATGTTGAAGTATTGATCGATAAAGATCAGACATTTATTCAAAAAATCCATGTGCCGACACAATTCCCAGCGAATTATGTTTATGGAGCAGATGGTAAACTGAAAGCACATTGGGAGGGCGAAAAAAATATCAACGAAGCAATAAGCGAATTTCATAAATAA
- a CDS encoding discoidin domain-containing protein, producing the protein MNTTESFGPLKAKASAATAINEWNSNPYKLNVIYFVPNDVDSIPNFRKRLSRILLDAQNMFANNMDREGFGRKSFGLDLVNDTLINIHYIAGQFGKATYPYSGGNGAVKTEVDAYFGQNPSAKKSEHNLIIIPTYNTDPANPGGPPFYGTGTSCYALDYANLDAKNLGIGGDIGWKATVWIGGMIHELGHGLNASHNKMNKTLAPTLGTALMGSGNSTYGISTTSLTSTTAATFNNSQVFSSVTRSDWYASASAEIVSLNSSFTNNTIIISGKFTTNKPINDIVVWHDREPFGGNNDYDAVQWATKIIGQDSFRFECPLADFYDLTGNYEMRIGFMHINGNRTTIRYAYNFTNNIPDLSKVVTYKLLPTTSWSIIGSDSNEPGSTANNVLDMNRGTVWHTPWSSTQTPQPHFFSVNMGAVRTIKGLAFRNRDNLNGAIKDVNIYASTNGTSWTLIKTAQLPKVSGSWINVDLNASISTRYLKIESTSSWGDFFYSHLADFGTY; encoded by the coding sequence ATGAACACAACAGAGAGTTTCGGCCCTCTCAAAGCAAAAGCCTCAGCAGCAACCGCGATCAACGAATGGAACAGCAACCCTTACAAACTAAACGTGATCTATTTCGTTCCCAATGATGTGGATTCTATTCCCAATTTCCGAAAACGTCTAAGCAGAATTCTATTAGATGCGCAAAATATGTTTGCTAATAACATGGACCGCGAAGGATTTGGTCGAAAATCTTTTGGATTAGATCTGGTCAATGATACGTTAATAAATATTCATTACATTGCTGGGCAATTTGGAAAAGCAACTTACCCCTATTCTGGGGGCAACGGAGCAGTAAAGACAGAGGTAGATGCATATTTTGGTCAAAATCCATCGGCAAAGAAAAGCGAGCATAACCTCATTATTATTCCGACTTACAACACCGATCCTGCAAATCCAGGAGGCCCGCCATTCTATGGTACCGGCACTAGTTGTTACGCATTGGACTATGCAAATCTTGATGCTAAAAATTTGGGAATCGGCGGCGATATTGGGTGGAAGGCAACCGTATGGATTGGTGGTATGATTCACGAATTAGGCCATGGCTTGAATGCCAGCCACAACAAAATGAATAAGACCTTGGCACCCACTTTAGGTACAGCCTTAATGGGCTCAGGAAATTCCACTTATGGAATCTCAACAACCTCCCTGACAAGTACCACCGCGGCGACGTTTAATAATAGTCAAGTATTTAGTTCTGTGACTAGAAGTGATTGGTATGCATCTGCGTCAGCAGAAATTGTATCTTTGAATTCGAGCTTTACAAACAATACGATTATCATTTCCGGAAAATTTACTACTAACAAGCCTATCAATGATATTGTTGTTTGGCATGATAGAGAGCCCTTCGGTGGTAACAATGATTATGATGCCGTACAATGGGCGACAAAAATCATCGGTCAGGATAGTTTTAGATTCGAATGCCCACTCGCTGATTTTTATGACCTGACAGGAAATTATGAAATGAGAATTGGCTTTATGCACATTAATGGTAATCGCACAACCATACGTTACGCTTATAACTTTACCAACAATATTCCCGATCTATCCAAAGTTGTTACTTATAAACTATTGCCGACGACAAGTTGGTCCATCATCGGAAGCGATAGCAATGAGCCTGGTTCAACTGCAAATAATGTCCTGGATATGAACCGAGGCACTGTTTGGCATACCCCATGGTCGTCAACCCAAACACCCCAACCACATTTCTTCTCGGTCAATATGGGAGCTGTACGCACTATTAAGGGCCTTGCATTTCGTAATCGAGATAATTTAAATGGAGCAATAAAAGATGTCAATATTTATGCAAGTACGAACGGTACAAGTTGGACCCTAATCAAAACAGCACAATTGCCAAAAGTCTCAGGTTCTTGGATTAATGTCGATCTCAACGCATCAATTAGCACGCGTTACCTTAAAATTGAATCTACCAGCTCTTGGGGCGATTTCTTCTATTCGCATCTTGCTGATTTTGGGACGTATTGA
- a CDS encoding response regulator transcription factor, producing the protein MDFNALFSKKNTLDRLSEKDILQTHDYLEFVKAFSRITYQSIYLIDYQSKSFEYVSDNPLFLAGLTAKQVMEMGYAFYEKYVPADDFQMLIDINEAGFSFYEKLPLEERKSYVISYDFQIQHAPNRPVLINHKLTPVFLTEEGKIWKAICIVSLSTNISSGNVVIEKLHADLLWELDLLTGKWISRNKINLTAREIEILRFYHRGLSIQETSERIFVSIDTVKFHRRKLFEKLGVSNMNEALVIALNSRLL; encoded by the coding sequence ATGGATTTTAATGCGCTATTTTCGAAAAAAAACACACTCGATCGTCTTTCAGAAAAGGATATCTTACAGACCCATGACTATCTTGAGTTTGTAAAAGCTTTTTCGCGGATCACCTATCAAAGTATTTACCTGATAGATTATCAAAGTAAAAGCTTTGAATACGTTTCTGATAATCCTCTTTTTTTAGCTGGTTTGACCGCTAAGCAGGTGATGGAAATGGGATATGCTTTTTATGAGAAATATGTTCCTGCTGATGATTTTCAGATGCTTATTGATATCAACGAAGCTGGATTTAGCTTTTACGAAAAGCTGCCACTTGAAGAGCGGAAATCATACGTTATATCATACGATTTTCAAATACAACATGCTCCAAATAGACCGGTTTTAATTAATCACAAGTTGACGCCTGTTTTTTTAACAGAAGAAGGGAAAATATGGAAAGCCATTTGTATCGTTTCTTTATCCACCAATATTTCTTCAGGTAATGTAGTGATCGAAAAACTTCATGCTGATTTACTATGGGAACTTGATCTGTTGACAGGAAAATGGATATCCCGAAATAAAATAAATCTTACAGCGCGCGAAATAGAGATATTGCGCTTTTATCATCGTGGACTCAGTATTCAGGAAACATCCGAACGAATTTTTGTTTCTATCGATACGGTGAAATTTCACCGGCGGAAATTATTCGAAAAGCTCGGGGTAAGTAATATGAATGAGGCACTTGTCATTGCACTGAACAGTCGGTTATTGTAG